A region of the Stigmatopora nigra isolate UIUO_SnigA chromosome 10, RoL_Snig_1.1, whole genome shotgun sequence genome:
TCTCTGGAAGTTTTGATTTAACTCGTccatacattttcatatttggCATTGAATTAATGCGGGTCACTGCCTTTTTTGTTgtacctgaaaaaaatgtagggTTATAAAGTTAACAGGTTAAAAAGTCAAGTTATATAGGATCCTTAACAACAACACGGGAAGACagtatgtttgaaaatatggagACTTTTCTGCATTCCTGTGGAACCAGACCAGTTCTTCGACTGACATCATACACGTGATTGTACTCTGACTGATAACACAACATTGTGACCACGTACCCGGTTGGCTTGCGTTCCAGTTCAGTCCGAGGGGGATGGAGTAAGATGGGACCACCTGGGTAATCTCTGCAGCACTGAACAGGTGGAGGGGGGCTGGCTTTTTAGTGGGTGAGGTCACATCGTGGTCCTGGAATGggtttaaaaaagacaatgggtgaataaataaatacacaaagatAAAATAGAGTTTATCAAATGTGCTCAAGTTAAGGTGGTTTgatagttgttattttttgttgttgtggttagAGAGGTAAATTATTTTCAGTATATACCTGTCAATTTTGCCCAATTGGACCCCTAATTAAGGATTACAATCCCCCTTAAATGATAAAAAcgtgtaaaatacagaatttttttttaggttaacaGGTATGTCAGTATTGTAGTACAAGTGTGCaagtcttttaaaaataaaaaatcaggcTTCAATATATGTCAGCAATTTTTTGGATTGATTAAGAGTGTACCTTAATCTCTCGAATATTCCTGAaatgaaaatagattttaaaaagggcGAAATCTAAAATATACATCATCtctaatcatttgaatttgattttttagattttacaaaaatatttttgaactaaaaccagaaaaaatactttaaaaatgacaattattgatttaaaaggggaaaatcaagaaatttaatacacatctataatcttcattagaatttgatcctaaaacagaaagtcagccctcataatttactttctcggaccgcacaaaacgatgcagcgggccagatttggcccgcgggccaccactttaacaccaaTGATCTAAACAGTGTCAACTTCCCTTTATTCCCCCCTTGTCACTTACCACAAATTCCACTTCAAATCCCAACATGTGCAGATCATCCTTAGTCTCCTTCCTCTCAACCTGCATCAGGTTCTTGACCAGACCCGGTAGATGTCCCTTGCGGTTCTTCACCACCACCAAGTCATCCACGGTCAGCTCACAAATGGCCATAAAGAGTTGCGGATTGCACAGCAGCTCCAGGCGTTGACTTGCCGAGGAGACAAAAATCAGGAGTTGAGCTTGATGTCGGCTCAGTCTGTACGTGTCCTCCCTCCGTACGACACCCCCATTATGGGGGCTCCCTTGGCCGTAAACGAGCCCCCTCAGCTCCGCTTGCGTCTCGGACACCACACGGCCAATACATCCCCGGCTGAAGCCTTTGCGCGACTTTCCGCGGACGACGATGAAAAACTTGTCTTTCAACACCGTACTGGACTCCATTGCGTCTTTAAAAAAGAGTCAACCTAATGAAAGACCAGTTAAAAGCGGTTTACATGTGttcaaaatgcttgttttgaaagtgtttccaaaataaaagctcaCCTCGCAAAGTTCGGTGGCCTTCGCTTACAGCCAGAAAATCGGAGACTTGATAATCATAGCACACGTTTAAGCACAGTTGGTTTCctcagagtgagagagaagcGTCTTCTTCACATCTAATACACAGCCGAGATGCGTTCACGCCCACTGGGAAAATTGAGCATTTTCATCTCCGCCTGCAATATTAAAGGTAGAAAGCGGGTGTTGAGGACACGTTGCATTCAATGACAGTGCGTGACTGCGTTTTTGATCAGGGGAGAAGATTTGACGGACTGGTGACATAAGATCAACCACGCCATGAGATTTGATCACAAAGTGCTGCAtaggaggaggaaaaagaagGCGGAGTTAGTTTATTGAACAACCAGTGAGAAAGCAAGCCTTTATCTCTTTatgctttgtgattggctgtgGGCAATTCTGACTCCCACCCATCGCCACTGCTATCAAAGTTGACCAAGTAAGGTAGACAACCTAAGGCTCACAAGcctaatgtggctctttggctGAGTGTCTATAGCTTAGGCAAATGCACAAACCACTCAGCTCCACCATTAAcctataagacaaaaaaaatacaataaaaatataaagattttaagacattattttaaaaataattaatagcagaaaaaattgcGATAAATAAGGGAATACTGTAGACATCATTGAACATTACACAAAGAACTCATAGCAACAGTTTTACATTACTACTGCCAAGTTAAAATTGCTATTATAAATGAAGTTCTAATGAAAATGACTATGTTAACAATTGACTTTAAGCAGATAGGGCAAAATATTTAACCCATACGTACTTGTTTTGAGTGACATGTTTGTCCCAGGACTGATCCCACGTGACACGTCACCTGGCATGCAAGGTTGACACTATCTTGACGGTACATCAGTTTTAAATAACAAACTTGGCGCTCCTCAGCAAGCACATGTTCCctaaatgttcttttttggCAAACAAGAAAGGTGAAAACGTTCCTGAAAATGTGACAGAATTAGTAAAAACCACATACTGAAATTTGCAGATCACATTAAATGTAATGATGAACTTTATATGACActttcaaatgaataataattagaGTGGAAGGTAAATACAAACAATAGCAGAATTTCTCTaaacgtttaaaaaaagaaggcaaaaaCTGTTTAATGTACTCGTAAAATTCCAAGAAGAAAAACTTGATTACTAATTACTATGTACCATTTGTGTACTCCCTTGAAGATGACGGCTTGACATAAAGTACAccacaaatatttaaattaaatacaatacaCATCAGATTATGACAAGGTCAACCTGCAACATTGACATAATAGTCAACCCCATGGCTAaggtgaataaaataaaatgaaatttagtGCATTAATACTGGAACTTTTGGTAATTGAATGGAGAACTAAACAGAACAAATAGTTAAGATAGtagaaaaaagacaattttacaTAATATATTCAAATTATACCATAACCATGGTGATCAATTGTTATTAAATATATTGgtagaaatgttaaaaaaaagctattttgttattattagaGTGGAAAAACAGATAGTGTAGTTACCGAGAATTAACAGTAAAGAACAGGCACGGTAAATATactttttagtattttattaataaaatgtaGTGAAATACATACGAGTGGACGgaacaaaaaaagcttaaaagctTTAAGACAATTTCCAAATGTTTGAAAGCAAAAATGGATGGATTCTAATTCTAAAAACAATAGTGGATCTAAATGTAGCTGCCGGCTTGATTTAATAACAAGTGcggtacagtaataccttgagatacgagcttaatacgttccgggactgatctcgtatgtcaatttactcgtattttCGTAGATATGTTTAGATGTGCCGAGAAAGGATGCTGTTTTCATAAGCAGTGAATCGGGAACTATctggtatgctcgtatctcaaattttctctcttatctcaaggtaaaaatTTGCTCCGAGTTTTCCTGGGatgtcaaatttctcgtatTCCAAGGTATTACTGAAATTATATGAAATCTCAGGTGTCAGATCTAAAATTCTGTCATACCGAGAATTGCCGGGCACTTGCGTTGCTTCAATGACCGAATGCACGTTGTCCAGGTTGTTGTAGCGAGAAGGAGCGGTGTTGGAATCCATGGCGAATACGATTACGTTGCTGAATAGCGGGAAAAGATTTGGGCTGGTATGTTTCACGGGTCTTTTTCATGGAGGTTAACTCTGTGAGCTCTTGCAGGGTTTTAGTTGGAGGACAAAGTATTTCGGAGGTAGCATGAATGCTTTTAGCAGTTTCTTGGCTATCTACTGTGGATTGCTCACTTGCTGGCTCTGTTGCCCTGAAATAAGTAGAATTCA
Encoded here:
- the LOC144203414 gene encoding uncharacterized protein LOC144203414 isoform X2, with protein sequence MLRKLAYLLFGGEKDASEEVVPEKVEEEWLVVTHQEATSAEIAIVEAPTGSSESVTNPTMITNLETTRATEPASEQSTVDSQETAKSIHATSEILCPPTKTLQELTELTSMKKTRETYQPKSFPAIQQRNRIRHGFQHRSFSLQQPGQRAFGH
- the LOC144203414 gene encoding uncharacterized protein LOC144203414 isoform X1, whose protein sequence is MLRKLAYLLFGGEKDASEEVVPEKVEEEWLVVTHQVSAIVLPEATSAEIAIVEAPTGSSESVTNPTMITNLETTRATEPASEQSTVDSQETAKSIHATSEILCPPTKTLQELTELTSMKKTRETYQPKSFPAIQQRNRIRHGFQHRSFSLQQPGQRAFGH